In Arthrobacter sp. QXT-31, one genomic interval encodes:
- a CDS encoding VOC family protein has protein sequence MQKITPCLWFDKEAEEAAEYYVSVFDNASIVSVSRFGEGGPGPAGQAVAVEFEIEGQAFQALNGGPAFSFNEAVSFVVDCASQEEVDRYWNSLTDGGSESQCGWLKDRYGVSWQIVPKVLGQLINGPDAAGAQRAVQAMLGMQKLDIAGLQRAYDGG, from the coding sequence ATGCAGAAGATCACACCGTGCCTGTGGTTCGACAAGGAGGCGGAGGAAGCGGCCGAGTACTACGTGTCCGTCTTCGACAATGCCTCGATCGTGAGCGTGTCCCGCTTCGGCGAGGGCGGTCCCGGGCCGGCCGGCCAGGCCGTCGCCGTCGAATTTGAGATCGAGGGCCAGGCTTTCCAGGCTCTGAACGGAGGCCCGGCCTTCTCCTTCAACGAGGCCGTGTCCTTCGTGGTCGATTGCGCCTCGCAGGAAGAGGTCGACCGGTACTGGAACTCCCTGACGGACGGGGGGAGTGAGAGCCAGTGCGGCTGGCTCAAGGACCGGTACGGAGTTTCGTGGCAGATAGTGCCCAAGGTCCTTGGCCAGCTCATCAACGGGCCGGACGCCGCCGGCGCCCAGCGCGCCGTCCAGGCGATGCTCGGGATGCAGAAGCTGGACATTGCTGGACTCCAGCGGGCTTACGACGGCGGTTAG
- a CDS encoding dihydrofolate reductase family protein, translating into MQLTTTTNVSVVGVMQGLGGPDEDRSGGFDRGGWAIPLLDAETGDYLNQVYGSAEAFLFGRRTYEIFAGYWGVLPDPGANPIAAALNSRPKYVVSTTLTGPRWEGTSVLHGDVATAVGELKDKHDGVLLVPGSGALVRWLLANELVDQLELVTYPVVVGQGTRLFPDSGPDLALELVSSRTTSRGITIQAYRPHGRPEYATSTADPENVF; encoded by the coding sequence ATGCAGTTGACGACAACGACCAACGTCTCGGTGGTCGGCGTGATGCAGGGGTTGGGCGGGCCCGACGAGGACCGCAGCGGAGGCTTTGACCGCGGCGGGTGGGCCATCCCGTTACTCGACGCCGAAACAGGGGACTACCTCAACCAGGTTTACGGCAGCGCGGAGGCATTCCTCTTCGGCCGCCGGACGTACGAAATATTCGCCGGGTACTGGGGAGTGCTGCCGGATCCGGGCGCCAATCCGATTGCTGCCGCCCTGAACAGCCGGCCCAAGTATGTGGTGTCCACCACCCTGACGGGCCCGCGGTGGGAGGGCACGTCTGTTCTGCACGGCGACGTCGCCACCGCCGTCGGAGAGTTGAAGGATAAGCACGACGGCGTGCTGCTGGTTCCCGGCAGCGGCGCCCTGGTCCGGTGGCTGTTGGCCAACGAGCTGGTGGACCAGCTCGAACTGGTGACCTATCCCGTCGTCGTCGGCCAGGGTACGCGGCTGTTCCCGGATTCCGGACCCGACCTCGCGCTCGAGCTGGTCAGCTCGCGGACTACCTCGCGGGGCATCACCATCCAGGCCTATCGGCCCCATGGGCGTCCGGAGTACGCAACCTCCACTGCCGATCCAGAGAACGTCTTCTAG
- a CDS encoding MBL fold metallo-hydrolase: MKHLSPVWDPAARTSEPAPGIFFVEGPASNWIVVRDAAGFMLIDSGYPADRPLVLGSIRRLGLRPADAKAMLITHGHVDHTGSAAYFSETYGTPILCAPDELAHVQGKEKHQVTFGQVIVRAWRPRVFRWMTHVIQAGALKARPATDAQAWDPDTLQNLPGKPEAVPLPGHTPGNAAVLLREAGVIAVGDSFVSGHPLSRKNGPQMLDPMFHSNPGQALEETHRLDGIDASAVLPGHGPALRMPLADALAALRS, translated from the coding sequence GTGAAACACCTTTCCCCCGTTTGGGACCCTGCCGCACGCACTTCGGAACCGGCGCCCGGTATCTTTTTCGTCGAAGGGCCGGCGTCGAACTGGATCGTGGTCCGCGACGCGGCCGGATTCATGCTCATCGACAGCGGTTATCCGGCTGACCGCCCCCTTGTCCTGGGATCCATCCGCCGTCTTGGCCTGCGGCCCGCCGATGCCAAAGCCATGCTCATCACGCACGGCCACGTCGACCACACCGGCTCAGCTGCCTATTTCTCCGAGACCTACGGCACGCCCATCCTGTGCGCCCCGGATGAATTGGCCCACGTGCAAGGGAAGGAAAAGCACCAGGTCACATTTGGCCAGGTCATCGTCCGCGCCTGGCGGCCCCGCGTCTTCCGCTGGATGACGCACGTCATCCAGGCAGGGGCCCTCAAAGCGAGGCCGGCGACGGACGCGCAGGCCTGGGACCCGGACACGCTGCAGAACCTGCCGGGCAAGCCCGAAGCCGTCCCATTGCCGGGGCATACGCCGGGCAATGCCGCAGTCCTCCTTCGGGAAGCAGGGGTGATTGCAGTCGGTGACTCATTCGTCAGCGGACACCCGCTCAGCCGGAAAAACGGACCCCAGATGCTGGATCCAATGTTCCACTCCAATCCCGGGCAGGCGCTCGAGGAAACCCACCGACTGGACGGAATAGATGCCTCGGCGGTGCTGCCGGGCCATGGCCCCGCCCTGCGGATGCCGCTGGCCGATGCCCTGGCAGCATTGCGGAGTTGA
- a CDS encoding cyclodeaminase/cyclohydrolase family protein, whose product MSDASEAVTTQSSTVEDWTQALAQSVGSPGGGAGAGVMLAIAASLASMVAGYTEADGRQQQELADVHARVRSLRETALRLADEDASASREFGAAFRLDRGPAREEAIRRASVNAAKASAVLGERAIDAIADLEWLAANGNRALVADVVVALGALRAAVTGARTNVSFDLAALTSAGRTLEQIREEQPALWSTVESLDDAVDRIDRLTDEVHQRSAPTGAG is encoded by the coding sequence ATGAGTGATGCTTCCGAGGCGGTTACGACCCAGAGTTCAACGGTTGAGGACTGGACGCAGGCTTTGGCGCAGTCCGTTGGTTCCCCGGGAGGCGGCGCCGGGGCGGGTGTGATGCTTGCCATCGCTGCATCACTGGCCTCCATGGTGGCCGGTTACACGGAGGCTGACGGGCGCCAGCAGCAAGAACTGGCCGATGTCCACGCCCGGGTGCGTTCACTGCGGGAGACTGCCCTGCGGCTGGCCGATGAGGACGCTTCAGCTTCCCGGGAATTCGGCGCGGCGTTCCGGCTGGATCGGGGCCCCGCGCGTGAGGAAGCCATACGCCGGGCATCCGTGAACGCCGCCAAGGCATCTGCCGTCCTCGGCGAGCGAGCCATCGACGCCATTGCGGACCTGGAGTGGCTGGCTGCCAACGGCAACCGGGCGCTTGTCGCCGACGTCGTGGTTGCGCTTGGCGCCCTCAGGGCAGCGGTGACCGGGGCACGGACCAACGTCAGTTTCGATCTCGCCGCCCTCACGTCCGCAGGACGCACCCTTGAACAGATCCGGGAAGAGCAGCCGGCCCTCTGGTCGACGGTTGAGAGTCTTGACGACGCCGTCGACCGGATCGACCGCCTGACTGACGAAGTGCATCAGCGTTCGGCCCCAACCGGTGCCGGCTGA
- the qcrC gene encoding cytochrome bc1 complex diheme cytochrome c subunit, producing the protein MKALSQKRRHPLAAIALLLMGLLLTGGLYAVATNVNEAKASTAEFTASDTQEGEKLFEANCATCHGMGAGGTQDGPSLVGVGAAAVDFQVGTGRMPMQMNGPQAYKKPAQFNETQTHQLSAYVASLGAGPAIPAEEYLDEKGNAAEGGELFRVNCAMCHNAAAAGGALTRGKFAPALADVSGKHIYEAMATGPQNMPVFSDSNITPEGKRDIITFLKQIETNGSPGGADLGALGPVSEGLFVWIAGLGVIIAFTIWLTSRTS; encoded by the coding sequence GTGAAGGCACTCTCGCAGAAGCGACGTCACCCACTGGCAGCAATAGCCCTGCTGTTGATGGGCCTCCTCCTCACTGGTGGGCTGTACGCCGTTGCCACCAACGTCAACGAGGCCAAAGCCAGCACTGCAGAGTTCACCGCCAGCGATACCCAGGAAGGCGAGAAGCTCTTCGAAGCCAACTGCGCCACCTGCCACGGCATGGGTGCCGGCGGCACGCAGGACGGTCCCTCCCTGGTTGGTGTCGGCGCCGCCGCTGTTGACTTCCAGGTCGGCACCGGCCGCATGCCCATGCAGATGAACGGTCCCCAGGCCTACAAGAAGCCTGCCCAGTTCAACGAGACCCAGACCCACCAGCTGTCCGCCTACGTGGCGTCGCTGGGCGCCGGACCGGCCATTCCCGCCGAGGAGTACCTGGACGAGAAGGGCAATGCCGCCGAAGGCGGCGAGCTGTTCCGCGTGAACTGCGCCATGTGCCACAACGCAGCCGCAGCCGGCGGTGCGCTGACCCGCGGCAAGTTCGCTCCGGCACTGGCCGATGTCAGTGGCAAGCACATCTACGAGGCCATGGCCACCGGTCCGCAAAACATGCCGGTGTTCAGCGACTCGAACATCACGCCTGAAGGCAAGCGCGACATCATCACCTTCCTGAAGCAGATCGAGACCAACGGCTCCCCGGGCGGCGCAGACCTGGGTGCACTGGGCCCGGTTTCCGAAGGTCTGTTCGTGTGGATTGCCGGCCTCGGCGTCATCATCGCCTTCACCATCTGGCTGACGTCCCGCACGTCCTAG
- a CDS encoding VOC family protein — translation MKVIQIAQHAEDLDRAARFYTALLGTAPAAVFDPPGLLFFDLDGVRLLLERGAPSSVIYLNVPDVRSQVAELEVRGVEVVGAPHVIFHHDDARLGPAGTDEWMAFIRDSEGNTVGLVSHAAPAASDA, via the coding sequence ATGAAGGTCATCCAGATTGCGCAGCATGCCGAGGACCTTGACCGCGCGGCCAGGTTCTACACTGCCCTTCTGGGCACCGCGCCGGCGGCGGTCTTCGATCCTCCGGGACTGCTGTTCTTTGATCTCGACGGCGTCCGGCTCCTCTTGGAGCGCGGCGCACCGTCATCGGTGATTTACCTGAACGTCCCGGATGTGCGATCGCAGGTGGCGGAGCTGGAGGTCAGGGGAGTGGAGGTGGTGGGCGCCCCGCATGTGATCTTCCACCACGATGATGCACGGCTGGGCCCGGCGGGCACGGACGAATGGATGGCGTTCATCAGGGACAGCGAAGGCAACACGGTGGGGCTCGTGAGCCATGCAGCGCCTGCGGCGTCCGATGCTTAG
- a CDS encoding DUF3054 domain-containing protein yields the protein MPSPSDRPGTRAVPALTAAAAAADVILILIFAAIGRDAHARGESVAGILSTAWPFLAGAAVAWLLLRLWRRPLALWPAGVAVWLGAVAIGMALRALTGQTVVLPFVIVALLSLAVLLLGYRLVVAMALRLRARRRA from the coding sequence ATGCCTTCTCCATCAGACCGTCCCGGAACACGGGCAGTTCCGGCCCTCACGGCAGCGGCCGCAGCTGCCGACGTCATCCTCATTCTGATCTTTGCCGCCATCGGCCGCGATGCCCACGCACGGGGTGAGTCCGTGGCCGGAATCCTCAGTACCGCCTGGCCGTTCCTGGCCGGAGCGGCCGTCGCCTGGCTGCTCCTGCGGCTCTGGCGGCGGCCCCTGGCGCTGTGGCCGGCCGGGGTGGCGGTATGGCTCGGCGCCGTGGCCATCGGAATGGCGCTGCGGGCGCTCACGGGGCAGACAGTGGTCCTGCCCTTTGTGATCGTTGCCCTGCTGAGCCTGGCCGTACTCCTCCTCGGCTACCGCCTCGTTGTCGCCATGGCCCTCCGGCTCCGGGCACGCCGCCGCGCCTGA
- the trpD gene encoding anthranilate phosphoribosyltransferase, with protein sequence MTSQVSAPAAGNTWPRLISALLNGEHLSADSTAWAMDNIMSGAATPVQIAGFLVALRAKGETVEEIAGLVDAMVSHANPISISGEKLDIVGTGGDQLNTVNISTMAALVCAGAGAKVVKHGNRAASSSSGSADVLEALGVRLDLPIAAVARNAEEAGITFCFAQVFHPSFRHTAVPRRELAIPTAFNFLGPLTNPARVQASAVGVANARMAPLVAGVLARRGSRGLVFRGSDGLDELTTTGPSTVWEIRGGEVTEQTFSPQDLGIPQATVEQLRGGDAQANAAVVRSVLAGEAGPVRDAVLLNAAAGLVAYDLQADGPLTDRMKLALGRAAESIGSGAATAVLEKWVSLSQA encoded by the coding sequence GTGACTTCACAGGTATCGGCACCGGCGGCAGGCAACACCTGGCCGCGCCTCATCTCGGCACTGTTGAACGGCGAACACCTGAGCGCGGACAGTACGGCGTGGGCCATGGACAACATCATGTCGGGGGCCGCAACGCCTGTGCAGATTGCCGGTTTCCTGGTGGCGCTGCGGGCCAAGGGCGAGACCGTGGAGGAGATCGCCGGCCTGGTCGATGCCATGGTGTCCCATGCCAATCCCATCTCCATCTCCGGTGAAAAACTCGACATCGTGGGCACCGGTGGTGACCAACTTAACACCGTCAACATCTCCACCATGGCTGCCCTTGTCTGTGCCGGAGCGGGCGCCAAGGTGGTTAAGCACGGCAACCGCGCGGCGTCGTCGTCGTCCGGTTCCGCAGACGTTTTGGAGGCGTTGGGGGTGCGCCTTGACCTGCCCATAGCCGCCGTCGCCCGCAACGCCGAGGAGGCGGGCATCACGTTCTGCTTCGCGCAGGTCTTCCACCCGTCGTTCCGCCACACCGCCGTGCCCCGGCGGGAGCTCGCCATCCCCACTGCCTTCAATTTCTTGGGCCCCCTCACGAACCCCGCCCGCGTGCAGGCCTCTGCCGTCGGCGTGGCGAACGCCCGCATGGCGCCGCTGGTGGCCGGCGTCCTGGCCCGGCGCGGCAGCCGCGGCCTGGTGTTCCGGGGGAGCGACGGCCTGGATGAACTCACCACAACCGGCCCGTCCACAGTGTGGGAGATCCGGGGCGGAGAGGTGACCGAACAGACGTTCTCGCCCCAGGACCTGGGAATCCCCCAGGCGACCGTTGAGCAGCTGCGGGGCGGTGACGCGCAGGCGAATGCGGCCGTCGTCCGCAGTGTCCTGGCCGGTGAAGCAGGTCCGGTCAGGGACGCGGTCCTGCTGAACGCGGCGGCGGGCCTGGTGGCATATGACCTTCAGGCCGACGGTCCGCTCACCGACCGCATGAAGCTTGCCCTGGGCCGGGCTGCGGAATCCATTGGGTCAGGCGCGGCCACCGCCGTCCTCGAGAAGTGGGTCAGCCTTTCGCAGGCCTGA
- the ctaE gene encoding aa3-type cytochrome oxidase subunit III — MAEFCRHNVYVTSATHAPSTPAHPTLNRPNMVSVGTVVWLSSELMFFAGLFAMYFTLRSTSGQMWAEETAKLNFPFALVNTIVLVASSFTCQMGVFAAERLQPRRSGGALQFTRWGMNEWFTLTFLMGAFFVAGQTMEYAMLVSEHVSLSSNAYGSAFYMTTGFHGLHVIGGLVAFLLIMGRSFAAKKFGHFEATSAIVTSYYWHFVDVVWIGLFLVIYVLQ; from the coding sequence ATGGCGGAGTTTTGCAGACATAATGTCTATGTGACATCTGCGACCCATGCCCCCAGTACCCCTGCGCACCCCACGCTGAACCGCCCGAATATGGTCTCCGTCGGGACCGTCGTCTGGCTCTCCAGCGAGTTGATGTTCTTCGCCGGCCTCTTCGCCATGTACTTCACACTCCGGTCCACTTCCGGCCAGATGTGGGCGGAAGAGACGGCCAAGCTCAACTTCCCCTTTGCGCTTGTTAACACGATCGTCCTCGTGGCAAGTTCCTTCACCTGCCAGATGGGCGTCTTCGCCGCCGAGAGGCTCCAGCCGCGCCGCAGCGGCGGTGCACTGCAGTTCACCCGGTGGGGCATGAACGAGTGGTTCACCCTCACGTTCCTCATGGGTGCATTCTTTGTTGCCGGCCAGACCATGGAATACGCCATGCTGGTGTCCGAGCACGTGTCGCTCTCCTCCAACGCCTACGGCTCCGCCTTCTACATGACCACCGGCTTCCACGGCCTGCACGTCATCGGCGGCCTGGTTGCCTTCCTGCTCATCATGGGCCGCTCCTTCGCTGCAAAGAAGTTCGGCCACTTTGAGGCGACGTCGGCAATCGTCACCTCTTACTACTGGCACTTCGTGGACGTCGTGTGGATTGGCCTCTTCCTGGTCATCTACGTCCTCCAGTAG
- a CDS encoding Lrp/AsnC family transcriptional regulator, whose translation MITAFVLIKTDASRIPETAEEISAIEGISEVYSVTGEWDLIAVARVAQHEDLADVIADKLSKVPAVVHTTTHIAFRAYSQHDLDAAFALGFEE comes from the coding sequence GTGATCACCGCATTCGTCCTGATCAAGACAGACGCCTCACGCATCCCCGAAACGGCCGAGGAGATTTCCGCCATTGAGGGCATCAGCGAGGTTTACTCCGTGACAGGCGAATGGGACCTGATCGCCGTGGCGCGGGTGGCCCAGCACGAGGATCTTGCCGACGTCATCGCGGACAAGCTCTCCAAGGTGCCCGCGGTGGTGCACACCACCACGCACATCGCGTTCCGGGCATACTCACAGCACGACCTCGATGCCGCCTTCGCGCTGGGGTTCGAAGAATAG
- a CDS encoding class I SAM-dependent methyltransferase — translation MTDALVRRAYASRAAEYTSVLGTVEDMHELDRRRIERWSEQLSGPVIDAGCGPGHWTDFLHKRGVEITGIDLVPEFIENARIRFPDVPYQVSSLRALDLADGSLNGVLAWYSLIHLAPAELPQVLSELARVLGPQGHLLAGFFEGVSAKPLDHAIAKAYYWSIDQMSRLLDDAGFDVLDIETRQDHGKRPHAAIAAIAR, via the coding sequence GTGACTGATGCTCTAGTTCGACGTGCCTACGCCTCACGTGCGGCGGAATACACGAGTGTCCTCGGCACCGTCGAAGACATGCATGAGCTTGACCGTCGCCGCATTGAACGATGGTCCGAGCAGCTAAGCGGTCCTGTCATCGACGCAGGATGCGGCCCGGGACATTGGACGGACTTTCTTCACAAACGGGGTGTCGAAATCACAGGCATCGACCTCGTTCCTGAGTTCATAGAAAACGCCCGCATCCGCTTTCCCGACGTTCCCTATCAGGTTTCCTCACTCCGTGCCCTCGACCTGGCCGACGGCAGCCTCAATGGCGTGCTGGCCTGGTACTCCCTCATTCATCTGGCCCCGGCGGAGCTACCCCAGGTTCTCTCCGAACTCGCAAGGGTTCTGGGGCCACAAGGGCACCTGCTCGCCGGCTTTTTCGAAGGCGTGTCAGCCAAGCCGCTCGATCATGCAATTGCCAAGGCGTACTACTGGTCCATAGACCAGATGAGCCGCCTATTGGATGATGCCGGGTTTGACGTCCTCGACATCGAAACGCGTCAGGATCACGGCAAACGACCGCACGCAGCCATTGCCGCGATTGCCCGATAA
- a CDS encoding DMT family transporter, with amino-acid sequence MTPARTTAVAAYATLGTVWGFNFVFMHMASPYISAEQTTLLRIAFGLVPVVVFALVKRAFAWRHLRHTHHFVVMSVLATGLYYYAYAAGTYRLDSGIAGALSGSIPLFAFLAAVVALRTEPFTVRKAAGLAIGALGVVVLARPWAAGAVDTTGVLYMLLGSASLGASFAYARRFISPLGIPAAASATYQMVLAGASLTVVTDLDGITAIMDDPLALAGVALGLGAIGTGLAFILYYITIARLGALTASTATYIPPVVAVIIGATFLREPVLPTTILAIVLILAAAGVIQMPFSGGRLRPGGYVRKREPRTCSTNTEA; translated from the coding sequence ATGACACCGGCACGCACAACCGCCGTCGCAGCCTATGCCACCCTGGGCACCGTGTGGGGCTTCAACTTCGTCTTCATGCACATGGCGTCGCCGTACATCAGCGCAGAACAGACCACCCTGCTGCGGATCGCCTTCGGCCTCGTGCCTGTGGTGGTATTCGCACTCGTTAAGCGCGCCTTCGCCTGGCGGCACCTGCGGCATACGCATCATTTCGTGGTGATGTCGGTCCTGGCCACGGGCCTGTACTACTACGCCTATGCAGCCGGAACCTACCGGCTCGACAGCGGCATCGCTGGGGCCCTGAGCGGTTCGATTCCGTTGTTCGCGTTCCTGGCAGCGGTCGTGGCGCTGCGGACCGAGCCGTTCACGGTCCGGAAAGCCGCGGGGCTGGCGATCGGCGCGCTCGGGGTGGTCGTGCTGGCCCGGCCCTGGGCCGCCGGTGCCGTCGACACCACCGGCGTGCTGTACATGCTGCTCGGCTCGGCCAGCCTTGGCGCCTCGTTCGCTTACGCCCGGCGCTTCATCAGCCCGCTCGGTATCCCTGCCGCAGCCTCGGCGACCTACCAAATGGTCCTGGCAGGGGCCAGCCTGACAGTGGTCACCGACCTGGACGGCATCACCGCGATCATGGACGACCCGCTCGCCCTTGCGGGGGTAGCACTGGGGCTCGGAGCGATTGGCACCGGGCTGGCATTTATCCTCTACTACATCACCATTGCCAGGCTGGGTGCGCTGACTGCCTCCACCGCCACCTACATCCCGCCCGTGGTCGCCGTCATCATCGGTGCCACCTTCCTCCGCGAGCCTGTCCTTCCCACAACGATCCTCGCGATCGTCCTCATACTCGCCGCCGCCGGCGTTATTCAGATGCCGTTTAGCGGCGGACGGCTGCGGCCCGGTGGCTATGTGCGGAAACGGGAACCGCGAACGTGCAGTACCAATACTGAAGCGTAA
- a CDS encoding LysR family transcriptional regulator, whose amino-acid sequence MNVELRHLRALVTLHESDTFTTAAAVLGTTQPTLSRTIAQLEQIAGVPLVDRSTRWVRFTPAGQRLAAEARVLLVQLDNALASLHDDGNRPLRLGWAWAGLGSHTVPLLQQWRSISEVPVEPSRPNDPESALLNREIDVAIIRRAMPLAETAAGLRSTTLFTESLVAGVATNDPPATETALSLSDLAAGPLAVCSTAPTATARLWEHLSHTPRTITVSNSDEWLSRIALGDAVGVTSVATAYSYQHPGVAYLPVEDSPPVDVSMLWPMADPHPHAAAFADFSRGYFTKLIRTSTPPSLLTQS is encoded by the coding sequence ATGAATGTGGAGCTGCGTCACCTCCGGGCGCTGGTCACTCTCCACGAGTCGGACACCTTCACCACCGCGGCTGCTGTTTTGGGCACAACCCAGCCCACACTGTCCCGGACCATTGCACAGCTGGAGCAGATTGCCGGCGTCCCGCTGGTTGACCGCTCCACTCGCTGGGTCAGGTTCACGCCGGCCGGTCAGCGGCTCGCGGCCGAGGCCCGGGTCCTGCTGGTACAGCTGGATAACGCTTTAGCCAGCCTGCACGACGACGGGAACCGCCCGCTGCGGCTCGGATGGGCCTGGGCAGGCCTCGGGTCCCACACTGTTCCGCTCCTGCAGCAGTGGCGCAGCATCAGCGAAGTACCCGTTGAACCCAGCCGGCCCAACGACCCCGAATCAGCACTGCTGAACCGGGAGATCGACGTCGCGATTATCCGCCGCGCCATGCCCCTGGCCGAAACCGCCGCAGGACTGCGCTCAACAACGCTGTTCACCGAAAGCCTCGTCGCCGGCGTGGCGACCAACGATCCGCCCGCCACCGAGACTGCCCTGTCACTCTCAGATCTCGCCGCCGGCCCGCTCGCGGTCTGCTCAACAGCACCGACAGCAACGGCCAGGCTGTGGGAGCACCTGAGCCACACTCCACGGACCATTACTGTCAGCAACTCCGACGAATGGCTTTCGCGCATTGCACTCGGCGACGCTGTGGGCGTGACCTCGGTGGCGACGGCCTACAGCTACCAGCATCCGGGCGTCGCCTACTTACCGGTGGAAGACTCACCGCCCGTCGACGTTTCCATGTTGTGGCCCATGGCCGACCCCCACCCGCACGCTGCCGCTTTCGCCGACTTCTCCCGTGGCTACTTCACCAAGCTAATCCGGACCAGCACCCCGCCCAGCCTGCTCACCCAATCCTGA
- a CDS encoding GntR family transcriptional regulator, translating into MTVQAESPSSSADTTRARIRELIISGEFAPGSRLRERELSQALDVSRVPVREALQQLEAEGFIDTSPRRGATVKQITLKDVNELFDVRLSLEVLAARLAAQAAARGGSSSRLRQMMDQAEEATLRHDDAQIPLLNTALHAEIVSMGGNSLLEYSMKPLLGRMQWLFTLTGHRDPQVQCAEHLSLCQAIYDGKAELAAALAFAHVELGRAPSLQGLAGRLPEG; encoded by the coding sequence ATGACAGTCCAGGCGGAATCTCCCTCGTCCTCGGCGGACACCACCCGGGCACGGATCCGCGAGCTGATCATCTCCGGTGAGTTTGCGCCGGGATCCCGGCTCAGGGAACGCGAGCTGTCCCAGGCCCTCGACGTTTCCCGGGTCCCCGTGCGGGAGGCCCTGCAGCAGCTGGAAGCTGAAGGTTTCATTGATACCTCGCCACGGCGCGGGGCCACGGTAAAGCAGATCACGCTGAAAGACGTCAACGAACTCTTTGACGTCAGGCTGAGCCTCGAAGTTCTCGCAGCTCGTCTCGCGGCCCAGGCTGCAGCCCGCGGCGGCTCATCGTCCCGGCTGCGGCAAATGATGGACCAGGCGGAAGAGGCAACGCTGAGGCATGACGATGCGCAGATACCGCTGCTCAATACGGCGCTGCATGCGGAGATCGTGTCGATGGGTGGCAATTCTTTGCTGGAGTACTCCATGAAGCCCCTGCTGGGGCGGATGCAGTGGCTCTTCACCCTGACCGGGCACCGTGATCCGCAGGTACAGTGCGCGGAACACCTCAGCCTGTGCCAGGCGATCTATGACGGCAAGGCCGAACTGGCAGCGGCGCTGGCTTTCGCCCACGTCGAACTGGGCCGGGCACCGTCGCTCCAGGGCCTGGCCGGACGCCTGCCTGAGGGCTGA
- a CDS encoding short chain dehydrogenase, whose amino-acid sequence MRIMIIGAAGKAGQAVHQHLAELGHEIVTVGRSSGDIRCDITDPAQVDRLWEQSGPVDAVVCAAGEVPYATIDELGPADYQAAFTQKALAQINVVRTGLAHVAERGSFTLISGIPSRDPVVSSAAAAMANGAIEAFVRAAALEIAPRRINVVSPSVFTESLGDYGDFFPGFAPVPVADVARGYRKAVEGAGTGQVIALP is encoded by the coding sequence ATGCGAATCATGATTATCGGAGCAGCAGGCAAAGCCGGCCAGGCGGTCCACCAGCATTTGGCAGAATTGGGCCACGAGATCGTCACCGTCGGGCGAAGCTCGGGCGATATCCGGTGTGACATCACGGACCCCGCCCAGGTCGATCGGCTGTGGGAGCAGTCCGGCCCTGTGGATGCGGTGGTCTGTGCCGCCGGAGAGGTTCCTTACGCCACGATTGATGAACTCGGCCCTGCGGATTATCAGGCGGCCTTTACCCAGAAGGCTCTCGCGCAGATCAACGTCGTCCGGACCGGGCTCGCCCATGTCGCAGAACGGGGATCGTTCACACTGATCAGCGGCATTCCTTCCCGGGACCCTGTGGTGTCTTCTGCTGCCGCGGCCATGGCCAACGGGGCCATCGAAGCCTTTGTCCGCGCTGCCGCCCTGGAGATCGCGCCCAGGCGGATCAATGTGGTGAGCCCCTCGGTGTTCACCGAGAGCCTGGGGGATTATGGCGACTTCTTCCCCGGCTTCGCCCCGGTTCCGGTGGCCGATGTTGCGCGGGGATACCGGAAAGCGGTGGAAGGCGCCGGAACCGGGCAGGTCATCGCCCTGCCATGA